A window of the Parafrankia irregularis genome harbors these coding sequences:
- a CDS encoding WD40 repeat domain-containing serine/threonine protein kinase, which yields MLVDRARVEAALPGYELGEQLGAGGFGLVLAASHRRMARDVAIKVLAGAGRVGDELAPGLGEDRAAAGIASEAVILANLDHPHIVRVYDYLEFDDLRLIVMERLSGGPLSSHLNVLGGPRACAVGLAVASALTCAHGHGVLHRDIKPENMLFDAARLLKVADFGIAKLVTGPEAMASAVVGTPLFMAPEQMAAGRLSAATDLYSLGVVLHLLLSGGTAAVNGSAVVPPVVWQDHLAARRLLPDDVPAPVAAVVLRALAEDPAQRPASARELAMELAEAAAGSYGSGWIARTGLVLYLDEAVRSVAERESPSPLPRPPAAGAASGESAAGTPVVGTPDPDGSASGAAAPDLPAPDLPAPDLSARDLSARETPVPGGSQTPRPGAARRKHRAPAVPGKSGRGLNRRSLLIGVPAAAAVAAAGVGAAVAVNRARDSTPDEPVLRPLGEPLPGHTGWITSLVAFPDGRTLASGSSDGTVRLWDVSDPAHPRGMWASPDLGEGVLSLALSTNGYQLVSGHWDRKVRMWNVRDPENPAEIAIRLPAGRDRVTSVSFGDDPRILVCGGQFGEVRIWNVADPTNPGQLGLFDAVQNTVGTVPSVADSRQGKITWVRPTLAPYATLVVAYDGEAIQLWDLPALDAPSRIPRPLRGHSGEVHGFAFSPDGLVLASGGKDLDIRLWDLTNATDPKTLGKPLTGHKSRVWALAFSSDRNRLVSGSWDRTIRLWGVENPAAPRLVAKSGTDHKDQLLAVAFAPDGRTVFSGCKGGEIRVWDVSGHFAGTAP from the coding sequence GTGTTGGTTGACCGGGCGCGGGTGGAAGCGGCGCTGCCCGGCTACGAGCTGGGTGAGCAGCTGGGTGCGGGCGGCTTCGGGCTGGTGCTGGCCGCTTCGCACCGTCGTATGGCCCGCGACGTCGCCATCAAGGTGCTCGCCGGAGCTGGTCGGGTCGGGGATGAGCTCGCGCCTGGGCTCGGGGAGGACCGGGCTGCGGCGGGCATCGCCAGTGAAGCGGTCATTCTGGCGAACCTGGATCATCCGCACATTGTCAGGGTGTACGACTATCTTGAGTTCGATGACCTTCGCCTGATTGTCATGGAGAGGCTTTCCGGGGGGCCGCTCAGCAGTCATCTGAATGTCCTGGGCGGGCCGCGGGCATGTGCCGTCGGCCTCGCGGTGGCCAGTGCGCTCACCTGCGCGCATGGTCACGGTGTTCTGCACCGTGACATCAAGCCGGAGAACATGCTTTTCGACGCGGCGCGGCTGTTGAAGGTCGCCGACTTCGGGATCGCGAAACTGGTGACCGGCCCGGAGGCGATGGCCAGCGCGGTGGTCGGCACTCCGCTTTTCATGGCTCCCGAGCAGATGGCGGCCGGCCGGTTGAGTGCGGCCACCGACCTTTATTCACTCGGAGTGGTCCTGCATCTGCTGTTGTCGGGTGGCACGGCGGCGGTGAACGGGTCGGCCGTCGTGCCACCGGTGGTGTGGCAGGATCATCTGGCCGCCCGGCGCCTGCTGCCGGATGACGTGCCGGCGCCGGTCGCGGCGGTGGTGCTGCGGGCGCTCGCAGAGGACCCGGCGCAGCGTCCGGCCTCGGCCCGGGAACTGGCGATGGAGCTGGCCGAGGCCGCCGCTGGTTCCTACGGCAGCGGGTGGATCGCCCGCACGGGCCTGGTGCTCTACCTGGACGAGGCGGTCCGCTCGGTTGCCGAGCGGGAGTCGCCTTCGCCGCTTCCACGCCCACCGGCGGCCGGGGCGGCATCCGGTGAGTCGGCGGCGGGCACGCCGGTAGTGGGCACGCCGGACCCGGATGGGTCCGCTTCAGGCGCCGCTGCCCCTGACCTGCCTGCCCCTGACCTGCCTGCCCCTGACCTGTCGGCTCGCGACCTGTCGGCTCGCGAAACCCCCGTTCCGGGCGGGTCGCAGACTCCTCGCCCCGGTGCGGCACGACGTAAGCACCGCGCCCCTGCTGTTCCCGGCAAGAGCGGTCGAGGCCTGAACCGGCGGAGCCTCCTGATCGGCGTTCCCGCCGCCGCGGCTGTCGCGGCCGCCGGCGTCGGCGCGGCGGTCGCCGTGAACCGGGCCCGCGACAGCACCCCGGACGAACCTGTTCTACGTCCGCTCGGCGAACCACTGCCTGGTCATACCGGCTGGATCACCTCCCTGGTGGCCTTCCCGGATGGTCGGACCCTGGCCAGCGGCAGCAGCGATGGCACGGTCCGGCTGTGGGATGTCTCGGATCCGGCGCACCCGCGCGGGATGTGGGCGTCGCCGGACCTCGGCGAGGGAGTGCTGTCGCTGGCGTTGTCCACCAACGGATATCAGCTCGTGAGCGGGCACTGGGACCGGAAGGTTCGGATGTGGAACGTCCGCGACCCCGAGAACCCGGCCGAGATCGCCATCCGCCTGCCGGCCGGCAGGGACCGGGTGACGTCGGTGAGTTTCGGCGATGACCCGCGCATCCTGGTCTGCGGGGGCCAGTTCGGCGAGGTGCGGATCTGGAATGTGGCCGACCCGACGAACCCGGGCCAACTCGGCCTCTTCGACGCTGTGCAGAACACGGTTGGCACGGTGCCGAGCGTGGCCGACAGCCGGCAGGGCAAGATCACCTGGGTGCGGCCGACGCTCGCCCCGTACGCCACGCTCGTCGTGGCCTACGACGGCGAGGCGATCCAGCTCTGGGACCTGCCGGCCCTCGACGCCCCGTCGCGGATCCCACGGCCCCTACGCGGGCACAGCGGCGAGGTGCACGGATTCGCCTTCTCCCCGGACGGGCTCGTGCTCGCCTCCGGGGGCAAGGACCTCGACATCCGCCTGTGGGATCTGACCAACGCGACCGATCCGAAGACGCTCGGCAAGCCGCTGACCGGGCACAAGAGCAGAGTGTGGGCGCTGGCGTTCTCCAGCGACAGAAACCGGCTGGTGAGCGGTAGCTGGGACCGGACCATCCGCCTGTGGGGTGTGGAGAATCCGGCGGCCCCGCGGCTGGTGGCGAAGTCCGGCACCGACCACAAGGACCAACTGCTGGCTGTCGCGTTCGCGCCGGACGGCCGCACCGTCTTCAGCGGATGCAAGGGAGGTGAGATAAGGGTGTGGGACGTCTCCGGTCATTTCGCCGGCACGGCACCGTGA
- a CDS encoding 2,4'-dihydroxyacetophenone dioxygenase family protein produces the protein MAPTGQAEVDERVAYRGPQPPGMVSDVVIADALDLDCDEELWVPQAPGVDFRPLFLCVTQGYYVNLLRVRRSGVLSRHRHAGPVHAFTLRGRWHYLEHDWVATAGGYAFEPPGETHTLVVPEDVDEMVTLFHVSGSYVYVDPDGSAVGYEDVFTKLETARRHYDAIGLGDEALADVVR, from the coding sequence ATGGCGCCGACTGGTCAGGCCGAGGTCGACGAACGGGTTGCCTATCGCGGGCCACAGCCACCCGGCATGGTTTCGGATGTCGTCATCGCCGACGCCCTCGATCTGGACTGCGATGAGGAGCTCTGGGTTCCGCAGGCGCCCGGTGTGGACTTCCGTCCACTGTTCCTGTGCGTCACTCAGGGGTACTACGTCAATCTGCTGCGGGTTCGGCGCAGCGGGGTTCTGTCGCGGCATCGGCATGCCGGGCCCGTCCATGCGTTCACCCTGCGTGGGCGCTGGCACTACCTCGAGCACGACTGGGTCGCGACGGCGGGCGGCTACGCTTTCGAGCCACCCGGAGAGACGCACACCCTGGTTGTCCCCGAGGACGTCGACGAGATGGTGACCCTCTTTCACGTCTCGGGGTCGTACGTGTACGTCGATCCCGACGGCAGCGCGGTCGGATATGAGGACGTCTTCACCAAGCTGGAAACGGCCCGCCGGCACTACGACGCCATCGGGCTGGGTGACGAGGCCCTCGCCGACGTCGTGCGCTGA
- a CDS encoding molybdopterin-dependent oxidoreductase encodes MATKPEVNPTTGSVTALRICPLCEATCGLELQIAGGRVRTARGDANHPLSRGYLCPKGASFPALLNDPDRLRRPLVRDRSTGAHREVSWAEAFAAVHAGLSRVVGAHGSDAVALYSGNPNAHTMAGSQHLPAFARALRTRSLFSASTVDQMPMHVACGLVFGHPGLIPVPDLDRTGYLLVLGANPAVSNGSLCTAPDFAGRLAAIRSRGGKVVVVDPRRTRTATLADEHLPIRPGSDARWLLAIVNVLAAEGLIRLRALAGHVTGVERVVELAAPFTPEAVEASCGIPADTTRRIARELAAAPQGAVYGRMGTTTVEFGATTSWLTLVLNVLTGNLDAPGGMMFGRGAHGRADRVPAGPAGQPGRPGGGRGWSIGRWRTRVRQLPEVMGELPVAALAEEIDTPGEGRLRALFTVAGNPALSTPDSGRLAAALAQLDFMVSVDPYLNETSRHADVVLPPTDSARVGHYDFSLGALAVRTVAAYSPPVLPPDPGGMAEHDILARLALIVLAAGDGTGGTGDGGDGGDPGNGGDGELPAGVPSADAVAAFHETLISDALRRAVGEPGSPVLGRDVTELRAQLDGDSVPELLLDVALRTGHFGDGFGARPDGLRLTTLLANPHGVDLGPLTPRLPAPLRTVSGTVELCPEPIVAELARLRATLDAPPQAASPPDSGPRPASDAPELTLIGRRHLRTNNSWMHNVPAMAKGRNRCTLLVHPLDAARHGVRDGGSARVTSAVGSLDVAVQVSDEMMAGVVCLPHGWGHGLAGTRMSVAAQHAGVNTNILTDGSRLDPLSGTAVLNGIPVRVTPLG; translated from the coding sequence ATGGCCACCAAACCGGAAGTGAACCCGACGACCGGATCGGTCACCGCGCTGCGGATCTGCCCGTTGTGCGAGGCGACCTGCGGATTGGAACTACAGATTGCCGGCGGTCGGGTCAGGACCGCCCGTGGTGACGCGAACCATCCCCTGAGTCGCGGCTACCTCTGCCCCAAAGGCGCATCGTTTCCCGCGCTGCTGAACGACCCCGACCGACTGCGTCGCCCGCTGGTTCGGGACCGGTCGACCGGTGCTCACCGCGAGGTGAGCTGGGCCGAGGCCTTCGCCGCCGTCCACGCCGGGCTGAGCCGGGTTGTCGGCGCCCACGGCTCGGACGCGGTGGCGCTCTATTCGGGAAATCCGAACGCCCACACGATGGCCGGCTCCCAGCACCTGCCCGCCTTCGCCCGTGCGCTGCGTACCCGCTCGCTGTTCAGTGCCTCGACGGTCGACCAGATGCCGATGCATGTGGCGTGTGGCCTGGTGTTCGGCCATCCCGGCCTGATCCCGGTGCCCGATCTGGACCGCACCGGCTACCTGCTGGTTCTCGGGGCGAATCCGGCGGTGTCCAACGGCAGCCTGTGCACGGCTCCCGACTTCGCGGGCCGGCTGGCGGCGATCCGGTCGCGGGGCGGGAAGGTCGTCGTGGTCGACCCGCGGCGGACCCGTACGGCGACGCTCGCCGACGAGCACCTGCCGATCCGGCCCGGCTCCGACGCCCGCTGGCTGTTGGCGATCGTCAACGTGCTCGCCGCCGAAGGCCTGATCCGGCTGCGCGCGCTGGCCGGCCACGTCACGGGGGTCGAGCGGGTCGTCGAGCTCGCCGCGCCGTTCACGCCGGAGGCGGTCGAGGCGAGCTGCGGCATCCCGGCTGACACGACCCGGCGGATTGCCCGCGAGCTGGCGGCGGCACCGCAGGGGGCCGTCTACGGCCGGATGGGCACCACGACCGTCGAGTTCGGGGCGACGACCAGCTGGCTGACCCTGGTGCTGAACGTGCTCACCGGCAACCTGGACGCACCCGGCGGCATGATGTTCGGCCGCGGCGCGCACGGTCGGGCCGACCGCGTGCCGGCAGGGCCAGCGGGGCAGCCCGGGCGGCCCGGCGGCGGCCGTGGGTGGAGCATCGGGCGCTGGCGCACCAGGGTGCGCCAGCTGCCCGAGGTCATGGGGGAGCTGCCGGTCGCCGCGCTGGCGGAGGAGATCGACACTCCGGGCGAGGGACGGCTGCGGGCCCTGTTCACCGTCGCCGGCAACCCGGCCCTGTCCACGCCGGACTCCGGCCGGCTCGCCGCGGCCCTGGCCCAGCTCGACTTCATGGTGAGTGTCGACCCCTACCTGAACGAGACGTCCCGGCATGCGGATGTGGTGCTCCCGCCGACCGACTCGGCGCGTGTGGGCCACTACGACTTCAGCCTCGGCGCGCTGGCCGTCCGGACGGTGGCGGCCTACTCGCCACCGGTGCTCCCACCCGATCCGGGCGGGATGGCCGAGCACGACATCCTGGCCAGGCTCGCGCTCATCGTGCTGGCCGCCGGTGACGGCACCGGCGGCACCGGCGACGGAGGCGACGGCGGCGACCCTGGCAACGGGGGCGACGGGGAGCTGCCGGCGGGGGTGCCGAGTGCCGACGCGGTGGCGGCCTTCCACGAGACCCTGATCAGCGACGCGTTGCGGCGTGCCGTCGGCGAACCGGGCTCGCCGGTGCTGGGGCGTGACGTCACCGAGCTACGTGCCCAGCTGGACGGTGACAGCGTTCCGGAGCTGCTGCTGGACGTCGCACTGCGCACGGGGCACTTCGGCGACGGATTCGGCGCCCGGCCGGACGGGCTTCGTCTCACCACCCTGCTCGCGAACCCGCACGGGGTCGATCTCGGCCCGCTCACCCCGCGGCTGCCCGCCCCGCTGCGGACGGTCAGCGGGACGGTCGAGCTGTGCCCGGAGCCGATCGTGGCCGAGCTGGCCCGGCTGCGCGCCACCCTGGACGCACCGCCCCAGGCGGCATCGCCTCCGGACTCAGGCCCCAGGCCTGCTTCGGACGCACCCGAGCTGACCCTGATCGGACGTCGTCACCTGCGGACGAACAACAGCTGGATGCACAACGTCCCGGCGATGGCGAAGGGGCGCAACCGCTGCACGCTGCTGGTTCACCCCCTCGACGCGGCCCGCCACGGGGTGCGCGACGGTGGCTCCGCAAGAGTCACCTCCGCCGTCGGCTCACTGGACGTCGCGGTGCAGGTCAGCGACGAGATGATGGCCGGAGTCGTGTGCCTGCCCCACGGGTGGGGCCACGGGCTGGCCGGGACCAGGATGTCGGTCGCCGCGCAGCATGCCGGAGTGAACACCAACATCCTCACCGACGGCTCCCGGTTGGATCCGCTGTCGGGCACCGCCGTGCTCAACGGCATTCCGGTGCGGGTCACCCCACTTGGCTGA
- a CDS encoding pilus assembly protein TadG-related protein, giving the protein MPRPGGPGRGRGRDASDGGTILILTLGYLMLAAMLAVVVTDVSVVYLARRSVASAADGAALAAVQRIDENAIYSATEDFEALPLRDIEDTVADYETRADPSGRTALSAELVDAATVRVEGAREVRLPVVGVLGVGPITVRAGAQAQARVRAPVGP; this is encoded by the coding sequence CTGCCTCGGCCCGGCGGCCCGGGCCGGGGCAGGGGCCGTGATGCATCCGACGGCGGGACCATCCTGATCCTCACGCTTGGTTATCTCATGCTGGCGGCGATGCTCGCCGTGGTCGTCACCGACGTCTCGGTGGTCTACCTGGCCCGCCGGTCGGTCGCGTCCGCGGCGGACGGCGCCGCGCTCGCCGCCGTCCAGCGCATCGACGAGAACGCGATCTACAGCGCGACGGAGGACTTCGAGGCGCTGCCGCTGCGTGACATCGAGGACACCGTCGCCGACTACGAGACCCGGGCGGACCCCTCCGGCCGGACCGCCCTGAGCGCGGAGCTCGTCGACGCGGCGACCGTGCGTGTCGAGGGGGCCCGGGAGGTCCGGCTGCCCGTGGTCGGTGTGCTCGGGGTCGGGCCGATCACCGTGCGTGCGGGAGCGCAGGCCCAGGCGAGGGTCAGGGCACCTGTCGGGCCCTGA
- the prfB gene encoding peptide chain release factor 2, producing the protein MAVDLSEEIKTLDATLAGIEAVLDVEGLRRRAQELEQEAADPDLWSDQARAQAVTRRLSGVKGDIGRVDGLRRRLDDLIAALDLGDEDLLAEMAVDLPSLTRDISTLEVRTLLSGEYDERDAIVQLSAGAGGVDAADWTAMLLRMYLRWAERHGYATEVFDTSEAEEAGLKSATFQVKCPYAYGTLRSEHGVHRLVRISPFDNQNRRQTSFAGVEVTPAVEVSDHVDIDEKELRIDIFRSSGPGGQGVNTTDSAVRITHLPTNIVVTCQNERSQLQNKAAAMMVLQAKLLERRRAEEAAEKQRLTGGPQDVSFGSQIRNYVLHPYQMVKDLRTEVETSNTGAVLDGDIDDFIDGEIRWRKAIEKDG; encoded by the coding sequence ATGGCCGTCGACCTCTCCGAGGAGATCAAGACTCTCGACGCGACGCTGGCAGGTATCGAGGCCGTGCTCGATGTCGAGGGTCTGCGCCGCCGCGCCCAGGAACTGGAGCAGGAGGCGGCGGATCCGGACCTGTGGAGCGACCAGGCTCGCGCCCAGGCCGTCACCAGGCGGCTGTCCGGTGTCAAGGGCGACATCGGCCGGGTCGACGGTCTGCGCCGCCGCCTCGATGACCTGATCGCCGCCCTCGATCTCGGCGACGAGGACCTGCTCGCCGAGATGGCGGTGGACCTTCCGTCGCTGACGCGCGACATCTCCACCCTCGAAGTCCGCACGCTGCTGTCCGGGGAGTACGACGAGCGCGATGCGATCGTCCAGCTCTCGGCGGGTGCCGGCGGGGTCGACGCGGCCGACTGGACCGCGATGCTGCTGCGGATGTACCTGCGCTGGGCTGAGCGGCACGGCTACGCGACGGAGGTGTTCGACACCTCCGAGGCGGAGGAGGCGGGCCTGAAGTCCGCGACCTTCCAGGTCAAGTGCCCCTACGCCTACGGGACGCTGCGCAGTGAGCACGGTGTCCACCGGCTGGTGCGGATCTCGCCGTTCGACAACCAGAACCGCCGGCAGACGTCGTTCGCCGGTGTCGAGGTCACACCGGCCGTCGAGGTCTCCGATCACGTCGACATCGACGAGAAGGAGCTGCGGATCGACATCTTCCGCTCCTCCGGGCCCGGCGGTCAGGGTGTCAACACCACCGACTCCGCGGTGCGCATCACGCACCTGCCGACAAACATCGTGGTGACCTGCCAGAACGAGCGCAGCCAGCTGCAGAACAAGGCCGCGGCGATGATGGTGCTGCAGGCGAAGCTGCTGGAGCGTCGGCGCGCCGAGGAGGCCGCCGAGAAGCAGCGGCTCACCGGCGGTCCGCAGGATGTGTCGTTCGGGTCGCAGATCCGGAACTACGTGCTCCATCCGTACCAGATGGTCAAGGACCTGCGGACCGAGGTCGAGACGTCCAACACGGGCGCTGTGCTCGACGGTGACATCGATGACTTCATCGACGGTGAGATCAGGTGGCGCAAGGCCATCGAAAAGGACGGATGA
- a CDS encoding polysaccharide deacetylase family protein, whose protein sequence is MTGMSTAATASPGGTWPPGTSQDGSSPETGSSRVALPVLMYHSIGDSSATAFRRWEVPAGALAEQLGSLAEHGYTVTSLSDALANPRERQVAITFDNGFEDFVTRALPVLAEFGARATLYVPTAYVGQRARWLEPYAGRELALLDWPALAALVDRGIEIGAHGHRHVELDVVPPAIARYDVTASMRTISEETGQRPESFSYPFGYHSPGVRQIVENAGFASACEVGYRIHRRSRSRFQVSRLIVGRSVGAGDILRLVTEGHRDAALAARRRFRAGWRAYRSIRWRLGVETA, encoded by the coding sequence ATGACCGGAATGTCGACGGCCGCGACGGCTTCGCCGGGCGGAACGTGGCCCCCCGGTACCTCTCAGGACGGCTCGTCGCCGGAGACCGGATCGTCCCGGGTCGCGCTCCCCGTGCTCATGTACCACAGCATCGGTGACTCCTCCGCCACCGCGTTCCGCAGGTGGGAGGTGCCCGCCGGTGCGCTGGCCGAGCAGCTCGGCAGCCTGGCCGAGCACGGGTACACCGTCACCAGCCTGTCCGATGCCCTCGCGAACCCGCGGGAGCGCCAGGTCGCGATCACCTTCGACAACGGCTTCGAGGATTTCGTGACCAGGGCGCTGCCCGTGCTGGCCGAGTTCGGCGCGCGGGCGACCCTGTACGTCCCGACCGCGTACGTGGGGCAGCGGGCGCGCTGGCTGGAGCCCTACGCGGGGCGTGAGCTGGCCCTGCTGGACTGGCCGGCGCTGGCCGCCCTGGTCGACCGCGGGATCGAGATCGGTGCTCACGGGCACCGGCATGTGGAGCTCGATGTCGTCCCGCCCGCCATCGCCCGCTATGACGTGACCGCGAGCATGCGGACGATCTCCGAGGAGACAGGGCAGCGACCGGAGAGCTTTAGTTATCCCTTTGGCTACCATTCTCCGGGTGTGCGACAGATCGTAGAGAATGCCGGATTTGCTTCCGCCTGCGAGGTGGGATATCGCATCCACCGGCGTAGCCGTTCCCGCTTCCAGGTAAGTCGGCTGATCGTCGGGCGCTCCGTGGGGGCGGGCGACATTCTGCGGCTGGTGACGGAGGGGCATCGCGACGCCGCCCTGGCCGCGCGGCGCAGGTTCCGGGCCGGCTGGCGGGCCTATCGGTCGATCCGCTGGCGCCTCGGCGTGGAGACCGCCTGA
- the cobA gene encoding uroporphyrinogen-III C-methyltransferase, translated as MRGGWVALIGGGPGPSDLITLRGLRLLRRADVVVVDRLAPRDLLDELAPAVEVVDAGKAPHGHNLTQEQINDLIVDRARRGLGVVRLKGGDPFVFGRGGEEALACAAAGVPCEVVPGVTSAVAVPALAGIPITHRGVTQDVAIVSGHIDPSHPGSTADWDALATGPGTLVVLMGVAALSMISAELIKRGRSPETPTAVIQDGGTPAERLVTGTLAEIADLAQAAGVSSPAVIVIGDVVGLRDSLRLGRIFGSDEPPQTR; from the coding sequence ATGCGGGGCGGATGGGTCGCGTTGATCGGGGGTGGCCCAGGTCCGAGTGATCTGATCACTCTTCGGGGCCTGCGCCTGCTACGCCGTGCGGATGTGGTGGTGGTCGACCGGCTGGCCCCCCGCGACCTTCTCGACGAGTTGGCGCCAGCGGTGGAGGTCGTCGATGCGGGCAAGGCGCCGCACGGGCACAACCTGACTCAGGAGCAGATCAACGACCTCATCGTCGACCGTGCCCGGCGTGGCCTTGGCGTGGTCCGTCTCAAGGGTGGTGACCCGTTCGTCTTCGGCCGGGGCGGGGAGGAGGCGCTGGCCTGCGCGGCGGCCGGGGTGCCCTGTGAGGTCGTCCCCGGGGTGACGAGCGCCGTCGCGGTGCCCGCGCTGGCGGGCATCCCGATCACCCACCGCGGGGTCACCCAGGACGTGGCGATCGTCAGCGGGCACATCGATCCGTCCCATCCCGGCTCGACGGCGGACTGGGACGCCCTGGCGACCGGGCCCGGGACGCTCGTCGTCCTCATGGGCGTCGCGGCGCTGTCCATGATCAGCGCGGAACTCATCAAGCGCGGGCGCTCACCCGAGACCCCCACAGCGGTCATCCAGGATGGCGGTACGCCCGCGGAGCGCCTGGTCACCGGGACATTGGCGGAGATCGCCGACCTGGCGCAGGCCGCAGGGGTCTCCTCGCCGGCGGTGATCGTGATCGGTGACGTGGTCGGGCTGCGTGACAGCCTTCGGCTCGGGCGAATCTTCGGCTCGGACGAGCCGCCTCAGACCCGGTAG